The genome window TGCTCGTGGCGTCGGCGGGCTGACCGAGCGAGGATGCGGAGGCGCGGAAGGTGAAGACAGCGCGGAAACACCGGCGCACCTTCGCTTTTCTGCTACGCATTGATAGGATGAGCGCGCTTGACATGGCGCGCTCATGCGGCCACGTTCAGGGGAAATTTCCCAACATCGCGCGTGCCGCCGGAAGACGGCGACGAAGGAGTAAATCCAGATGCCCCAGGATCTCATGTTCGGAGCGACGTGGAGTCTGCCGCAGCTCCTTATTGTTCTGTTGCTCGTCGTGCTTCTGTTTGGCAGAGGCAAGATTTCTGAGCTGATGGGCGACGTCGCAAAGGGAATAAAGAGCTTCAAGAAGGGCATGTCGGAAGAAGAAGAGGCAACC of Rhodomicrobium vannielii ATCC 17100 contains these proteins:
- a CDS encoding twin-arginine translocase TatA/TatE family subunit codes for the protein MFGATWSLPQLLIVLLLVVLLFGRGKISELMGDVAKGIKSFKKGMSEEEEATPPPAATQSTAAPAAPAAPKPIEHEAPRAEVKSPVGSETKA